From the Ipomoea triloba cultivar NCNSP0323 chromosome 8, ASM357664v1 genome, the window GAAGCTGAAGATATCACGGTATACACAATCAAGGAGGGTCAAGCGAAGAGTTTTAAAGTAAGCTATGCAAGagaaagggggaaaatacagtGTTCGTGTGGCAAATTCAAAAGGGTTGGAATATTGTGCAAGCATGTTTTTGTTGTATTAAAGGACGATGATGCAGAAATGATTCCACCAAAGTACATAGTACAGAGATGGACCAAGAATTGTAATGCAAAGGAGACAGAGGCACACACGGAAGACAATGATGAGAATAAATTAGTTGGCAAGGTATGGAATGAGTTCAACAACTACATGGCACTATCAAAGGGGAACATTAAAGATTTGCAGGAAATGCTAAATTTTATGCAAGACAAGAAAGGTGAAATGATGAAGAGCATGGGGATGATAGAGGCAAAAAGGAAAAGCAATGATTTAGTTGAGACGTTTTATGGCACACAAACAACCACTACGATAACAATAAAGCCACCACCAATATCAAAAACCAAAGGTAGTGGGAAGCGTTTAAAGAATGCACACGAAAAAGTAGCAGAGATGAAAAAGATAGACGGTCGCAAGTGTAATGGTTGCGGACAAAAACCAACCCGACACAACTTTCGTAACTGTCACATGAATCCGAAGAAGCAGAATTAGGAAAATAAGAATGATAAGGCGTAGGAGTGAATAAGTGGAAAAAGAAATGGGTTGAATTTGTTTGAAATagatgtcattttacatgtgtTATACAATTTCGTAAATGATATTTTGGTTGTTTAGATGTTTACGCATTAGAAATGATTATGGTAAATTAGATTTATTAATAAGGCTGCAGTAAGGGATTTGAGTGAATAAGTTATTATGTGAAGTTCcaatctccaaaaaaaaaaaaaaaaaaaaccaaactgcaattacaaaaaatatatatactagtctTGGAACAATACagtttttgtttatatatttttagggTTTCTCCAATGAACTATTGCCCAGAAATCCCTCTCGAGACCAAAAATTCCTCTTTCTCACTcaactccatttttttttt encodes:
- the LOC116027006 gene encoding protein FAR1-RELATED SEQUENCE 5-like — its product is MAGLMRTTSRLEAENGVFGSCINENGTLLEFFTQFDSVIEMQRHKQAQLIEDIETSTPRTKTPLLIEKHAASIYTIAIFYNVQAEIYEGCFSCKITWREEAEDITVYTIKEGQAKSFKVSYARERGKIQCSCGKFKRVGILCKHVFVVLKDDDAEMIPPKYIVQRWTKNCNAKETEAHTEDNDENKLVGKVWNEFNNYMALSKGNIKDLQEMLNFMQDKKGEMMKSMGMIEAKRKSNDLVETFYGTQTTTTITIKPPPISKTKGSGKRLKNAHEKVAEMKKIDGRKCNGCGQKPTRHNFRNCHMNPKKQN